Proteins encoded within one genomic window of Acidithiobacillus sp. AMEEHan:
- a CDS encoding Ppx/GppA phosphatase family protein, with the protein MSSDDSLPQQNLLAAVDLGSNSFHMVIAEEVGGDLRLLDRLREGVRLAEGLRPDGGLRPEVADRAIDCLQRFGQRLRSVPRDRIRVIGTNTLRMLRDAKDFLARIETALGVPAEIVAGREEARLIYLGVAHSLALAPEERRLVVDIGGGSTEIVAGRGFSPGIRESLHFGCVRSTQEYFPDEKISRDAYAALQRRVRLALEPVLGEYRRFGWDQAVGSSGTIKAIARILQENGRGPRISAVGLRWLQEELLSLGSFRALSRLAGLKGDRVPVFPGGLAILSAIFDSFQLQEMRFSEGALREGAIYDLLGRIHHEDSRELSVHGLQERFHSQRERNAEVLEWAERILAATSRDWELSHLHQGWLRWAILTHDIGLDIAHSGFHKHGEYIWRNGDIAGFSQREQNLIATLVRLQRKKLPSGVQLQSFGIATEDLPALQRLAIILRLAILLQRGASELAKQPEVMVMGKTLQLQFAEDWQRQAPLLRAELENERDLLAPEFQLLF; encoded by the coding sequence ATGTCCAGTGACGACAGTCTGCCGCAGCAAAATCTTCTCGCCGCCGTCGACCTGGGGTCCAATTCCTTTCATATGGTCATCGCCGAAGAGGTGGGTGGAGACCTTCGCCTACTTGATCGGCTGCGAGAGGGCGTGCGTCTGGCCGAGGGTTTGCGTCCAGACGGCGGACTGCGGCCCGAGGTCGCGGATCGTGCCATCGACTGTCTGCAACGCTTTGGCCAGCGGCTACGTTCCGTGCCCCGGGACCGCATTCGCGTCATTGGGACCAATACTCTACGGATGTTGCGCGACGCCAAGGACTTTCTTGCCAGAATCGAAACGGCCCTGGGCGTCCCTGCGGAGATCGTTGCCGGGCGGGAAGAGGCGCGCCTCATTTATCTAGGGGTGGCGCACAGCCTGGCGCTAGCCCCGGAGGAGCGGCGTCTGGTTGTCGATATTGGCGGCGGCAGCACGGAAATTGTTGCGGGGCGAGGCTTCAGCCCCGGTATCCGAGAAAGCCTGCATTTTGGTTGCGTGCGTTCGACGCAGGAATATTTCCCGGACGAGAAAATCAGCCGCGATGCCTACGCCGCTCTGCAGCGGCGCGTACGTCTGGCCCTTGAGCCGGTGCTCGGAGAGTATCGCCGCTTTGGCTGGGATCAGGCGGTTGGTTCTTCCGGTACGATCAAGGCAATCGCCCGCATTCTGCAGGAGAACGGCCGTGGTCCACGAATCTCGGCAGTGGGCTTGCGTTGGCTGCAAGAGGAGCTGCTCTCCCTGGGAAGTTTTCGCGCCCTTTCCCGACTGGCAGGCTTGAAGGGCGATCGGGTGCCAGTTTTTCCGGGCGGCCTCGCCATTCTGTCGGCAATTTTCGACTCTTTTCAGTTGCAGGAAATGCGCTTTTCCGAGGGTGCTCTACGAGAAGGCGCGATCTACGATCTGCTCGGCCGGATCCATCACGAGGATAGCCGGGAGCTCAGCGTGCACGGGCTGCAGGAGCGCTTTCATAGTCAGCGCGAACGGAATGCCGAGGTACTGGAATGGGCCGAGCGTATCCTTGCCGCCACGAGCAGGGACTGGGAACTCAGCCACCTTCACCAGGGATGGTTGCGCTGGGCGATCTTGACCCACGACATTGGCCTGGATATCGCCCATTCGGGCTTTCACAAACATGGGGAATATATCTGGCGCAACGGTGACATCGCTGGATTTTCCCAGCGCGAGCAAAACCTGATTGCCACTCTGGTCCGCCTGCAGCGCAAAAAGCTACCCAGTGGCGTCCAACTGCAGAGTTTTGGTATCGCGACAGAAGATCTTCCAGCGCTGCAAAGGCTCGCGATCATTCTGCGCCTTGCCATTCTGCTCCAGCGCGGTGCGAGTGAACTCGCAAAGCAGCCGGAAGTGATGGTCATGGGAAAGACCCTGCAGCTGCAATTTGCGGAAGACTGGCAACGGCAGGCGCCGCTGTTGCGCGCCGAGCTCGAAAACGAACGAGATCTTTTGGCTCCTGAATTCCAACTTCTTTTTTGA
- the phoU gene encoding phosphate signaling complex protein PhoU has translation MMNADPHVSQRFDDELHAVHELVHRMAGVVEEQVRNALTALLQQNETLADEVIGRDSVVNEYELRIEEECINILVRRQPAAGDLRLVMTLIKSIADLERVGDKAVKIASMALSMQRSSNNINSRFLRDIKIMGDHALEMLRRAMDALANGDADAALEIAKGDEELNQEYRAALRRLITYMMEDPRTITPAIDALFVAKALERVGDHARNLCEYVIYLVKGVNVRHIPLEEVRQQLQD, from the coding sequence ATGATGAATGCCGATCCCCATGTTTCCCAACGCTTCGATGACGAGCTTCACGCAGTACATGAGCTTGTGCACCGCATGGCTGGCGTCGTGGAGGAGCAGGTGCGTAATGCTCTTACTGCACTGCTTCAACAGAACGAGACACTGGCCGACGAGGTCATCGGTCGAGACAGTGTCGTCAACGAGTATGAGCTGCGTATCGAAGAAGAGTGCATCAACATCCTGGTCCGGCGTCAGCCAGCGGCTGGTGACCTACGTCTGGTGATGACCCTGATCAAGTCCATTGCGGACCTTGAGCGCGTAGGCGACAAAGCGGTAAAAATCGCTAGCATGGCGCTGTCAATGCAACGCAGCAGCAACAACATCAATAGTCGGTTTCTGCGCGACATCAAAATCATGGGTGATCACGCCCTGGAGATGCTTCGTCGCGCCATGGACGCCTTGGCCAATGGGGATGCAGATGCCGCCTTGGAGATCGCCAAGGGTGACGAGGAGCTCAATCAGGAATATCGTGCCGCGTTGCGCCGCCTAATCACTTACATGATGGAAGATCCGCGCACCATTACCCCCGCCATTGATGCACTGTTCGTGGCAAAGGCCCTGGAACGGGTGGGTGACCACGCCCGCAATCTTTGTGAATACGTGATCTACCTTGTCAAAGGTGTCAACGTCCGTCATATTCCCTTGGAGGAAGTTCGCCAGCAGCTCCAGGATTGA
- the pstB gene encoding phosphate ABC transporter ATP-binding protein PstB — protein sequence MTENAKISVRNLDFYYGDNKSLKGINLELPSNRVTAFIGPSGCGKSTLLRVFNRMYSLYPGQRATGQVLLDGEDILAPNYNINLLRARVGMVFQKPTPFPMSIYDNISFGIKLYEKLRKVELDERVEQALRQAALWDEVKDNLKKSGLSLSGGQQQRLCIARAVAVRPEVILLDEPTSALDPIATLKIEELVAELREHFTLLIVTHNMQQAARVSDFTAFMYLGEMVEFGPTQQLFTNPQKKQTEDYITGRYG from the coding sequence GTGACAGAAAATGCGAAAATTTCCGTACGCAATCTGGATTTTTACTACGGCGATAACAAGTCTTTGAAGGGAATCAACCTGGAGCTGCCCAGCAATCGGGTAACTGCCTTCATCGGCCCGTCAGGCTGTGGCAAGTCCACCCTGCTGCGGGTCTTCAACCGCATGTACTCGCTTTATCCGGGGCAACGGGCGACGGGTCAGGTCTTGCTCGATGGCGAGGACATTCTGGCGCCAAACTACAATATCAACCTGCTGCGCGCCCGCGTGGGTATGGTTTTTCAGAAGCCGACGCCTTTCCCGATGTCGATTTACGACAACATCTCCTTTGGCATCAAGCTCTACGAGAAGCTTCGCAAAGTAGAACTTGACGAGCGGGTAGAACAGGCCCTACGCCAGGCCGCCCTATGGGATGAAGTAAAAGACAATCTCAAGAAAAGCGGCTTGAGCCTCTCGGGTGGCCAGCAGCAACGCCTGTGTATCGCCCGCGCCGTGGCAGTCCGTCCGGAGGTCATCCTGCTCGACGAACCCACTTCGGCCCTGGATCCCATTGCGACGCTCAAGATCGAGGAGCTAGTGGCCGAACTGCGCGAGCATTTTACCCTGCTCATCGTCACTCACAATATGCAACAGGCGGCCCGTGTCTCTGACTTTACCGCTTTCATGTATCTCGGCGAGATGGTGGAGTTTGGGCCGACCCAGCAATTGTTTACCAATCCACAGAAGAAGCAGACGGAAGACTATATTACCGGTCGTTATGGTTAA
- the phoR gene encoding phosphate regulon sensor histidine kinase PhoR, translated as MNHLRAWVPALLPLAILLAWNLLGAPSSSLISFFWAAVIFYALWVGWHRQEALRFRVWFREKTTRIPPVSSGIWEETFAEGYHWRRHQEIRQQQLNRQIMQLRDALQTLPDALLLMDEDGRLLWMNPAAVELFHLHWPDDLGKPLSFWLRLPHMQEFLKGAGPGNLAVQFPHRPDAIFEALRYPLGDAGTLVLFRDISRLRQLEQVRQDFVANVSHELRSPLTVIQGFLENLLDGPLGQDEEAGPQLRLMEEQGKRMQSLVEDLLSLARVESATPDPQRCETVFVAQMVERTRESLMTSIVEKSLSVHLELDFGLAVFAEPLDIHSVVQNLLENAVKYSPRGRDIYVRWSMEEGRLALRVRDTGDGIPREHLQRVTERFYRVDKGRSRRVGGTGLGLSIVRHTAERYAGSLQVRSEVGKGSEFAVFFPVDLARYGNSWQEEATEDVIKVS; from the coding sequence ATGAACCATCTGCGCGCCTGGGTTCCAGCCCTGCTACCACTGGCGATACTCTTGGCGTGGAACCTCCTTGGCGCTCCTAGCAGCTCCCTGATCTCCTTTTTCTGGGCGGCCGTGATCTTTTACGCGCTCTGGGTGGGCTGGCACCGGCAGGAGGCATTGCGTTTTCGCGTCTGGTTTCGTGAGAAGACGACGCGGATTCCGCCGGTAAGCAGTGGCATCTGGGAAGAAACCTTTGCAGAGGGTTATCATTGGCGACGACATCAGGAAATCCGCCAACAGCAGCTCAATCGCCAGATCATGCAACTGCGCGACGCCTTGCAAACCTTGCCCGACGCGCTGCTCCTGATGGATGAAGACGGACGCCTGTTGTGGATGAATCCTGCAGCGGTCGAGCTGTTTCATCTGCATTGGCCGGACGATCTGGGCAAGCCACTATCTTTCTGGCTACGCCTGCCCCATATGCAGGAATTTCTCAAGGGGGCCGGCCCTGGGAATCTTGCCGTGCAGTTTCCGCATCGGCCAGATGCGATTTTCGAGGCGTTGCGCTATCCCCTGGGAGATGCGGGAACCTTAGTGCTGTTTCGCGACATCTCCCGCCTGCGTCAGCTGGAACAGGTGCGCCAGGATTTCGTCGCGAATGTATCTCATGAGTTGCGTAGCCCGTTGACGGTGATTCAGGGTTTCCTCGAAAACCTTCTCGATGGACCTCTGGGGCAGGACGAAGAAGCGGGTCCGCAGCTGCGTCTGATGGAGGAGCAGGGCAAGAGGATGCAATCTTTGGTGGAGGACTTACTCTCTCTGGCGCGAGTCGAAAGCGCCACCCCCGATCCTCAGCGCTGCGAAACGGTTTTTGTGGCGCAGATGGTGGAGCGTACACGTGAAAGTCTGATGACGTCGATTGTCGAAAAAAGCCTCTCCGTGCACCTGGAACTGGATTTTGGCCTGGCGGTTTTTGCCGAGCCCCTCGATATTCACAGCGTTGTGCAGAATCTTCTCGAGAATGCCGTCAAGTACAGTCCGCGCGGACGGGATATCTATGTGCGGTGGTCTATGGAGGAGGGGCGTCTAGCGCTTCGCGTACGCGACACTGGCGATGGCATTCCGCGCGAACACCTGCAGCGGGTCACGGAACGTTTTTACCGGGTCGACAAAGGTCGCTCCCGCCGGGTAGGAGGCACGGGCTTGGGGCTGTCGATCGTTCGTCACACAGCCGAACGCTACGCCGGCAGCCTGCAAGTGCGCAGCGAAGTGGGCAAAGGTTCTGAATTTGCCGTTTTTTTTCCGGTTGACCTGGCCCGGTATGGGAACTCCTGGCAAGAGGAAGCGACAGAAGATGTCATTAAAGTGTCATAA
- the phoB gene encoding phosphate regulon transcriptional regulator PhoB, whose product MAEESNEQQIFRVLVVEDEEGIQQLLRLTLQKHGFAVSCAASVEAAEPLLHDAPPHVIILDWMLPGESGIAWCRNLRRRDKLQGVPIILLTARGEEGDRVHGLESGADDYLAKPFSPRELVARVQALLRRSYGGLSPNRVQIGELSIDVKAHRVTLNGYLVPMGPTEFRLLRLFVTNPDRVYSRDALLDIIWGRQSYIEERTVDVHIRRLRRCLEKVHYAHIIETVRGEGYRCNPQPQSPELASETP is encoded by the coding sequence ATGGCTGAGGAAAGCAACGAGCAGCAAATCTTTCGGGTTCTCGTCGTCGAAGATGAAGAAGGCATCCAGCAGCTTCTCCGTCTGACTTTGCAGAAGCATGGCTTTGCCGTGTCCTGCGCCGCGAGCGTCGAGGCCGCAGAACCGCTGCTGCATGACGCGCCTCCCCATGTGATCATCCTCGACTGGATGCTTCCCGGGGAAAGTGGCATCGCCTGGTGTCGCAACCTCCGGCGGCGGGATAAGCTGCAAGGTGTCCCCATCATTTTGCTCACTGCCCGCGGCGAAGAGGGCGATCGTGTGCATGGCCTGGAGTCTGGCGCCGACGACTATCTTGCCAAACCTTTCTCGCCGCGGGAGCTGGTCGCGCGAGTGCAGGCCCTGTTGCGCCGCAGCTACGGTGGTCTGAGCCCCAATCGGGTACAGATCGGTGAGCTCAGTATCGACGTTAAGGCACACCGCGTTACCCTGAACGGCTATTTGGTACCCATGGGGCCCACGGAGTTTCGTTTGCTGCGGCTCTTTGTCACCAATCCCGACCGGGTGTATAGCCGTGATGCCCTGCTCGATATCATCTGGGGAAGACAGAGTTATATCGAGGAACGTACCGTGGACGTGCACATCCGTCGTCTGCGCCGCTGTCTTGAGAAGGTCCACTACGCCCACATTATCGAAACGGTACGCGGGGAAGGTTATCGTTGCAACCCTCAGCCACAAAGCCCGGAACTCGCTAGCGAGACGCCATGA
- the mnmA gene encoding tRNA 2-thiouridine(34) synthase MnmA: MSRVVVALSGGVDSAVAAALLQEAGHDLIGVTMRLWPKSRCCDEKDIEDAAELCTLLGIPYQVLDYRERFRREIVDPFIAAYQEGRTPNPCTRCNQVLKFSALWQEAQVLGADSLATGHYVRRSGSAPAQLWRGVDERKDQSYFLYAIERELLPRLLFPLGALRKEEVRAIAKARGLPVAGKQESQDVCFIAGDYRSFLREQGVSGRPGNIVNLYGETVGTHDGVINFTVGQRRGIGGGSAMPLYVLAVDAKRDQVRVGPAEYLYQDQLRIHDCNWLGELSPGREERVTVKLRYAAPPVSATLRLGQGGEASLHLDTAQRAITPGQAAVCYQKECLLGGGIISEFGIPAGSAAE; this comes from the coding sequence GTGTCACGGGTGGTGGTCGCCCTATCCGGCGGGGTCGATTCCGCCGTCGCCGCTGCTTTGTTGCAGGAGGCCGGCCACGATCTGATCGGCGTAACCATGCGCCTGTGGCCGAAAAGTCGCTGCTGTGATGAGAAAGACATCGAAGACGCGGCCGAACTTTGTACGCTGCTCGGTATCCCGTATCAGGTGCTCGACTATCGCGAGCGCTTTCGCAGGGAAATCGTGGATCCTTTCATTGCTGCCTATCAAGAAGGCCGTACGCCCAATCCCTGCACTCGCTGTAATCAGGTCCTGAAATTTTCCGCTCTCTGGCAGGAAGCGCAGGTGCTCGGCGCAGACTCTCTGGCAACCGGTCACTACGTGCGTCGAAGCGGCTCCGCGCCGGCACAACTCTGGCGCGGCGTCGATGAACGCAAGGATCAATCCTATTTTCTCTATGCGATTGAGCGGGAATTGCTACCGCGCCTCCTTTTTCCTCTCGGCGCCTTGCGCAAGGAGGAAGTGCGCGCTATCGCCAAGGCGCGTGGCCTGCCGGTGGCGGGCAAGCAGGAGTCCCAGGATGTCTGTTTCATTGCCGGAGACTATCGCAGTTTCCTGCGTGAACAGGGGGTGTCCGGACGCCCGGGGAATATCGTCAATCTTTACGGCGAAACCGTAGGCACCCACGACGGTGTCATCAACTTTACCGTTGGTCAACGGCGCGGAATCGGTGGCGGTAGTGCGATGCCTTTGTACGTCCTCGCGGTAGATGCCAAGCGGGATCAGGTACGTGTAGGGCCGGCAGAATACTTGTATCAAGATCAGTTGCGTATCCATGATTGCAATTGGCTTGGTGAGCTCTCCCCTGGCCGGGAAGAGCGCGTCACCGTCAAACTGCGGTACGCAGCGCCACCCGTCTCTGCGACCCTGCGCTTGGGGCAGGGCGGAGAAGCCAGCTTGCATCTCGACACGGCACAGCGCGCTATCACTCCCGGACAGGCGGCGGTCTGTTACCAGAAGGAGTGCCTGTTGGGTGGGGGCATCATTTCCGAGTTTGGCATTCCTGCCGGCTCTGCGGCAGAATGA
- the iscX gene encoding Fe-S cluster assembly protein IscX, giving the protein MRWTDTQEIAISLDEEHPDVDVQHLRFTDLHRWVVELPEFEDDPEASNERILEAIQMAWLAERD; this is encoded by the coding sequence ATGCGCTGGACCGATACGCAAGAAATTGCCATCTCACTGGACGAGGAGCACCCGGATGTCGATGTGCAGCATCTGCGCTTTACCGATCTGCACCGCTGGGTCGTGGAACTGCCGGAGTTTGAAGACGATCCGGAGGCATCCAACGAGCGCATCCTGGAGGCCATCCAGATGGCCTGGCTGGCCGAGCGCGACTGA
- the fdx gene encoding ISC system 2Fe-2S type ferredoxin has translation MTKIQFLPHAEICPEGREIEAEPGESIIEAALRNDLHIEHACEMSCACTTCHVIVREGFDSLEPAEEKEEDLLDRAWGLEPCSRLSCQARVADTDLVIEIPKYTINLEKERH, from the coding sequence ATGACGAAGATCCAATTTTTACCCCATGCCGAGATCTGCCCGGAAGGTCGGGAGATCGAAGCCGAGCCCGGCGAAAGCATCATCGAGGCGGCTCTGCGCAATGATCTGCATATCGAGCATGCCTGCGAAATGTCCTGTGCCTGCACCACCTGCCATGTGATTGTGCGTGAGGGCTTTGACAGTCTGGAGCCGGCCGAGGAAAAGGAAGAGGATCTGCTCGATCGTGCCTGGGGGCTGGAGCCCTGTTCGCGTCTGAGTTGTCAAGCCAGAGTGGCAGACACCGATCTGGTTATCGAGATTCCCAAATACACCATCAACCTCGAAAAGGAGCGTCACTGA
- the hscA gene encoding Fe-S protein assembly chaperone HscA translates to MALLQIAEPGQSTAPHDHRLAVGIDLGTTHSLVATVRSAQPEVLRDLQGRYLLPSVVQYRADGSVRVGEDARAEAAADPHNTIASIKRLMGRGSEELQTLAGSLPYQVVAGEGMVRLQTVQGEKTPVEVSAEILRVLRQRAEESLGGALTGAVITVPAYFDDAQRQATKDAARLAGINVLRLLAEPTAAAVAYGLDKGAEGLFAIYDLGGGTFDLSLLRLQRGVFEVLATAGDAALGGDDMDRLIAERILAHFAEQGDSSPAWQRQVLLAARAIKERLSSLEESSVDLVLPSGKSTQWHLRRESLESWIEPVIRRTFAPSRRALRDANIRPEEIDGVVLVGGATRVPLLRRMVAELFGREPLCDIDPDQVVALGAAIQADALVGNQRDDLLLMDVLPLSLGLETMGGLVEKIIPRNTPIPVAKAQEFTTFKDGQTAMSIHVLQGERDKVEDNRSLARFSLRGIPPMVAGAARIRVTFQVDADGLLAVSAEEASTGVRAEVQVKPSYGLDDEAITRMLREAIAHGKEDVEQRRLAEARVEGERVREALDAALAQDGGLLQPEERAHIDAARTELLHALGGDSAASIERAAEAVEKAAETLVERRMNQAVRKAMAGHSIDEWSKK, encoded by the coding sequence ATGGCGTTGTTGCAAATAGCCGAACCAGGGCAGTCCACCGCCCCGCACGACCATCGTTTGGCGGTGGGTATCGATCTCGGAACCACGCATTCTCTGGTCGCTACGGTACGCTCTGCCCAGCCCGAGGTATTGCGCGATCTGCAGGGGCGATATCTATTGCCTTCGGTGGTGCAATATCGTGCCGACGGCTCGGTTCGTGTTGGCGAGGATGCCAGAGCCGAGGCCGCAGCCGATCCACACAATACGATCGCCTCGATAAAGCGCTTGATGGGTCGCGGCTCTGAGGAATTGCAGACCTTGGCTGGGTCCTTGCCTTATCAAGTAGTTGCTGGCGAAGGCATGGTTCGCCTGCAGACTGTGCAGGGGGAGAAGACCCCCGTTGAAGTTTCCGCCGAAATTCTGCGGGTTTTGCGCCAGCGTGCGGAAGAGAGCCTGGGCGGCGCGCTGACCGGGGCGGTGATTACCGTTCCCGCCTATTTTGACGATGCCCAGCGTCAGGCTACCAAGGATGCGGCCCGTCTGGCGGGGATCAACGTCTTGCGCCTGCTGGCGGAGCCCACCGCAGCAGCAGTGGCCTATGGTCTCGACAAGGGCGCAGAGGGTCTCTTCGCCATCTATGACCTGGGCGGCGGTACCTTTGATCTCTCTTTGTTGCGTTTGCAAAGAGGGGTTTTTGAGGTATTGGCGACCGCTGGCGATGCTGCCTTGGGCGGTGACGACATGGATCGTCTCATTGCCGAACGGATTCTCGCGCACTTCGCTGAGCAAGGAGACAGCAGTCCTGCCTGGCAGCGACAGGTGTTGCTCGCTGCGCGTGCGATCAAGGAGCGCCTGAGCAGTTTGGAGGAATCCAGTGTCGATCTGGTTCTGCCGAGCGGTAAATCCACCCAGTGGCATTTGCGGCGGGAGTCTTTGGAAAGCTGGATCGAACCGGTCATTCGTCGTACGTTTGCACCCAGCCGTCGCGCTCTGCGCGATGCCAATATTCGCCCGGAAGAGATCGATGGGGTCGTGCTCGTGGGTGGTGCCACCCGCGTGCCCCTGTTGCGCCGCATGGTCGCTGAACTTTTCGGTCGGGAACCGCTCTGTGATATCGATCCCGACCAGGTCGTCGCCCTGGGCGCCGCCATCCAGGCCGACGCCCTGGTCGGTAACCAGCGCGATGATCTGCTCCTCATGGATGTGCTGCCCCTTTCCCTGGGGCTGGAGACCATGGGGGGCCTGGTGGAAAAGATCATCCCCCGCAATACCCCGATCCCGGTCGCCAAGGCGCAGGAATTCACCACTTTCAAGGACGGACAGACTGCCATGAGTATCCACGTCCTGCAGGGCGAACGGGACAAAGTGGAGGACAATCGCTCCCTTGCCCGTTTCAGTCTGCGCGGTATCCCGCCGATGGTCGCTGGTGCGGCGCGGATACGGGTCACTTTTCAGGTGGACGCGGATGGCTTGCTTGCGGTAAGCGCGGAAGAGGCCAGTACCGGCGTACGCGCGGAAGTGCAGGTCAAACCTTCCTATGGTCTGGACGATGAGGCGATTACCCGCATGTTGCGGGAGGCCATCGCCCACGGCAAAGAAGATGTGGAGCAACGACGCTTGGCCGAAGCCCGGGTCGAGGGTGAAAGAGTTCGCGAGGCGCTTGACGCGGCCCTGGCCCAAGACGGCGGTCTGTTGCAGCCCGAGGAGCGCGCCCACATCGATGCAGCACGTACCGAATTGCTGCATGCGTTGGGCGGCGACTCCGCCGCGAGCATCGAGCGCGCCGCCGAGGCGGTCGAGAAGGCCGCCGAGACACTCGTCGAGCGGCGCATGAATCAGGCCGTGCGCAAGGCGATGGCGGGCCATTCCATCGACGAGTGGAGCAAGAAATGA
- the hscB gene encoding Fe-S protein assembly co-chaperone HscB: MIRCAVCRAEMESGSAICPQCGALQPFDPSLSLFAVLGLEEGFAIDSAALRSASLERLRALHPDRFARADGRTQRQSLEWTTRINEAQAILGDPLRRGDYLFSRHFGHSALGEEMGSLRDPELLMRQMERREALEDAAAIRDQAALDRLRTAAQAEEKQIEAELAAAFTTPEAGRIAPLLQEWQYLRKFLAEIDQYEEQWDFA, from the coding sequence ATGATCCGTTGCGCTGTCTGCCGGGCAGAGATGGAGTCGGGCTCAGCCATTTGCCCGCAATGTGGGGCGTTGCAGCCTTTCGATCCGTCTCTCTCCCTCTTTGCCGTCTTGGGCTTGGAGGAAGGCTTCGCCATCGACTCGGCAGCGTTGCGCTCCGCTTCACTCGAGCGTTTGCGTGCCTTGCATCCGGATCGTTTTGCGCGGGCCGATGGACGTACGCAAAGGCAATCGCTGGAGTGGACCACACGCATCAACGAGGCGCAGGCGATACTGGGCGACCCGCTGCGACGGGGCGATTACCTCTTCTCCCGCCATTTTGGGCACTCCGCTTTGGGGGAGGAGATGGGCAGTCTGCGCGACCCCGAACTCCTGATGCGCCAGATGGAGCGACGCGAGGCCTTGGAAGATGCCGCTGCCATCCGGGATCAGGCAGCCTTGGATCGGCTGCGTACCGCAGCCCAGGCCGAAGAGAAGCAAATCGAAGCAGAGCTTGCCGCGGCCTTTACCACACCCGAGGCCGGACGCATTGCCCCACTCCTGCAGGAGTGGCAGTATCTGCGCAAATTTCTCGCAGAAATCGATCAATACGAAGAGCAGTGGGATTTCGCCTGA
- the iscA gene encoding iron-sulfur cluster assembly protein IscA, which translates to MALTMTSAAARQVRKSIEKRGKGQGIRIGVKTSGCSGLSYVMEFVDQPQPDDIVCAQDDVKIFVDPKSMLYLDGTELDFTREGLNEGFRFNNPNVKDTCGCGESFTV; encoded by the coding sequence ATGGCACTTACGATGACGTCTGCCGCGGCGCGGCAGGTGCGCAAGAGCATTGAAAAGCGCGGCAAAGGACAGGGAATTCGCATCGGCGTGAAGACCAGTGGCTGTTCCGGCTTGTCCTACGTGATGGAATTTGTCGATCAGCCGCAGCCGGACGATATCGTCTGCGCGCAGGACGACGTCAAGATCTTCGTCGATCCCAAGAGCATGCTATATCTGGACGGCACTGAGCTGGATTTCACCCGTGAGGGCCTGAACGAGGGGTTCCGCTTCAACAACCCCAACGTCAAGGACACCTGCGGTTGCGGTGAGAGTTTTACGGTCTGA
- the iscU gene encoding Fe-S cluster assembly scaffold IscU has product MAYSEKVIDHYENPRNVGGFTKEEAGVGTGMVGAPACGDVMRLQIKVNEQGIIEDAKFKTYGCGSAIASSSLVTEWVKGKTLEEAMTIKNSQIAEELELPPVKIHCSVLAEDAIKAAIEDYRKKSGAASGETH; this is encoded by the coding sequence ATGGCATACAGCGAAAAGGTAATTGATCATTACGAAAATCCCCGCAATGTGGGCGGTTTTACCAAGGAAGAAGCGGGAGTGGGTACCGGTATGGTCGGCGCGCCGGCTTGCGGCGACGTCATGCGCCTGCAGATCAAGGTGAACGAGCAAGGCATCATTGAAGACGCCAAGTTCAAGACCTACGGTTGTGGCTCTGCCATTGCCTCCAGTTCCCTGGTCACCGAGTGGGTGAAGGGCAAGACGCTGGAGGAAGCGATGACCATCAAAAATAGCCAGATCGCCGAGGAGCTCGAGCTGCCACCGGTGAAAATCCACTGTTCCGTGTTGGCCGAGGATGCCATCAAGGCGGCGATCGAGGACTATCGCAAGAAGTCCGGCGCTGCCTCCGGCGAAACCCACTAA